TGCGCCGAGAAGCCTTCCGCCTCGTCGAACTTGCCGGGGCCGCTGAACGACGAACGGGGCACCCCCTGCGCCGCGATCTCCCCCGTGCCGCCCGCCCCGGTCTCGAACTCCGAGAGCAGGGTGTTGATCTGCCCCTGGAACTTCTTCAGCGCCCCGACGCCGCGCTCGAGATCACTCGTCATCGGAGCCCCCGCTCACGCCACCCACCGACTCAGGCACTATGCCCGTTCCTCCCGTTTGCCTCAGCTGTCCAACGCGCGACCACAGCGGACCAGTTCTTCTACGTTCACTTGATGATCGCCCGCAACACCCTAGCTACTCAGCCGTAGGACTCTAAGTGCGAAATACGTCGCCCGACTTGGCCGCCGTGGCGCACGCCGCGCGCCACGTTCTCATCCGCGCTCGCCGACCCGCCGTGCCCGACGGCGCGAGTCGCGCAGGGCCACCGAACCGCCCGTGATCGCCGCCACGAGGACGGCGCCGCCGACCACGACGTACGTCGCGAGGCGCGAGTTGCGTTCGTCGGCCGTCTCGCCGAGATGCACCTCTGCGGGGGTCGGCGCTTCTGCCCGGGTCACTCCTTCGTGTGCCACCGGCTTCTCGACGGGCTTGTCATCCTCGGTGAGCGCGCGGACGGGGTCCACCACTCCCCAGCCGACGAGGCGGTCGCGGCCCGGGATCGAGCGCTCCGCCGTCTGCTGGATCTGGGCGACGATCTGCTCCTGGGTCCAGGTGTCGTGCTTGCTCTTGATCAGAGCGGCGATTCCGGCGACGTACGGGGCGGAGAAGCTGGTGCCGTTGTCGGCGCAGTGGCCGCCACCGGGGACGGTCGTGACCATGTCCACCCCCGGCGCCGCGATGCCGACGAACTCGCCCGACTGGGAGAACGACGCGCGTTCGTTGTTCCTGTCGGACGCGGCCACGGCCAGCACGCCGTCGTACGAGGCGGGGTACGTCTCCTTGACCTTGCCGTCCAGGCCGTCGTTGCCCGCCGAGGCGACGACCACGACCTCCGCCGCGAGGGCGTCCTCCACGGCCTGCTTCAACACGTCCGTCGGTTCGACGGCGTCAGCCGTGTCCTGGGAGATGTTGATGACGTCGGCCTCTTGCTGGACCGCGTAGTCGATGGCCAGGGCGAGGGACTCGGCGGTGCCGTTGCCGAACGCGTCGTTCTGCTGGATCGGGATG
The nucleotide sequence above comes from Streptomyces sp. NBC_01716. Encoded proteins:
- the mycP gene encoding type VII secretion-associated serine protease mycosin — its product is MTYTRTHARTHPPAHARSRTPNSPPTYRRLAPATTVLATAALSLVTLSAPVATADTGQCSFPGENYEGRPWALQRVLLDELWKQSTGKDVRVAVIDTGVDTKNPQLAKAVDTGSGNNLIPADAEDDNGNKLERGASNGTTDVVGHGTKVAGIIAARPGKGTGFVGLAPDATIIPIQQNDAFGNGTAESLALAIDYAVQQEADVINISQDTADAVEPTDVLKQAVEDALAAEVVVVASAGNDGLDGKVKETYPASYDGVLAVAASDRNNERASFSQSGEFVGIAAPGVDMVTTVPGGGHCADNGTSFSAPYVAGIAALIKSKHDTWTQEQIVAQIQQTAERSIPGRDRLVGWGVVDPVRALTEDDKPVEKPVAHEGVTRAEAPTPAEVHLGETADERNSRLATYVVVGGAVLVAAITGGSVALRDSRRRARRVGERG